aaaaaatgaatttttatattttcaagatgAGGAATATTATTGTGTGCGGTACAGTTGTCAACGAACATcaaaatttttcgattttccttTTTCATATCTACATCGATACATAACAACCACTCTGTAAACAATACACCTGTCATCCACGCCTTTTTATTTGACCGGTACATTAGTGggaaagattttaaatttttgaaacagCGTGGCTTAGCAAATTTTCCGATCATTTAGGACTTAAGTTACTGGGATCCATCCATGTTCGCGGCCAACATCACTGTTATCCGTTCTTTACTATTTTTACCACCAtgacatttttcgtttttaaatgtCAAAGTGCGATCTGgtaaacatttgtaaaaaagtCCGGTCTCATCGGCATTAAAAATATCCCTAGCATCATAATCAACCAATAGATTGATTAACTCATTTTTCCAATCTTGTGAAATGCACGGATCAACACTTGCACTCTCTCCACATACTTTTTTGAAAGTTCAATCAtgacgttttttaaatttttccaacCAACCCTCACTAGCTTGAAAATTTGTGATACCTTAGTTGGTAGCAAACAACttagatttttcttttaaaataggtCCTGatattggaatattattttgCCTACATTGAGTAAACCAAGCCATAAGACATTCTTCCAGATCGGGGTACTCACATTTTTCTGTCTGATCCGCGATGGATAAGGTGTTAATGTTGTAAGATGGTCTTTTTGTTTTAGTATTGTTGAAAGCGTTGAAGCTGGTATACCAAAACGTAGAGCAACATCTTTTTTTTCACCTGCTTCAACTGCTGcgatcactttttttttgtcgGCTATCGACAAACACTTGTATTTTACGGGACCCATATTGCGACTGACTACGTTAGCTACGACTGATTACGTTTGTTCAATTTCAATAACGGTTTACCCATAGCAGAGGTTTATTTTGGTATAGATTAGGTAGGTAAGATACGATAACATTAAACTACGATAATATTTAACCATCGTCGTTATTAGTTTCATTACGAGTACGTTAAATAGATTGTACATAATCCTTATACATAATCCTTATGCCTGCCGCAGCGAAAAAGGTCGTATctcactttttttcattttcgagTTACGaccatatttaaataaagaataatttccTCTACTATCCACGAAAACGGTCGTATCTCTAGCTATCCAAAGAgcttagaaaaacaatttaattaaaattcactGATAATATGATTACCAACGAAAACAGATGTATGTTTAGATACGACTTTTGATAACAAATATTACCCGCGAAAAGCGGCGTATCTATAGCTGCTGATAATTAGtgatgtcaattattattaatatttaataattgtaattagtaactagtaagtacgTCCTGTCCTAGCTTACTAGTtttacttaactagttacttaaAAGTTTATCAAGAGCCAATTAGGTACAAAAGGACAATATTATGGACTTTAGCGATTCTGACTGTGACAGCATACTAGATACCTATGTTTATGGTAATATGAGTAGTGATCCCGATGAggtttatgaaattaataatgattgtaaTATACCAATACAAGAtcaggtaatattaatataactaaaatattataaaatgtattttgttatacttaggataaataataatttatattataatattattatattgatttttaactaCAGGGTTTATTTTGCATTGATGATAGTGGTTCTGATATTTATGATAGTGACAAAGATCCAGAATACACACCCCAATCGGACAATATATTAAGTGTagtcaataatgataatactttTG
This portion of the Acyrthosiphon pisum isolate AL4f chromosome A1, pea_aphid_22Mar2018_4r6ur, whole genome shotgun sequence genome encodes:
- the LOC107883293 gene encoding uncharacterized protein LOC107883293; amino-acid sequence: MDFSDSDCDSILDTYVYGNMSSDPDEVYEINNDCNIPIQDQGLFCIDDSGSDIYDSDKDPEYTPQSDNILSVVNNDNTFVNDDYGVDDNNINDVNYSKSY